From the genome of Stenotrophomonas indicatrix:
TCTCGCTTATATAACGAGCGTGTTTATCGGCTACATCGGTACTGACTCGATTGGTTCGCTTATCAAACGCTTCGCTGCTAAAAAAGCCGGAGTAGAAGATGGTAGAAATCAATAATCAACGTAAGGCGTTCCTCGATATGCTGGCGTGGTCGGAGGGAACTGATAACGGACGTCAGAAAACCAGAAATCATGGTTATGACGTCATTGTAGGCGGAGAGCTATTTACTGATTACTCCGATCACCCTCGCAAACTTGTCACGCTAAACCCAAAACTCAAATCAACAGGCGCCGGACGCTACCAGCTTCTTTCCCGTTGGTGGGATGCCTACCGCAAGCAGCTTGGCCTGAAAGACTTCTCTCCGAAAAGTCAGGACGCTGTGGCATTGCAGCAGATTAAGGAGCGTGGCGCTTTACCTATGATTGATCGTGGTGATATCCGTCAGGCAATCGACCGTTGCAGCAATATCTGGGCTTCACTGCCGGGCGCTGGTTATGGTCAGTTCGAGCATAAGGCTGACAGCCTGATTGCAAAATTCAAAGAAGCGGGCGGAACGGTCAGAGAGATTGATGTATGAGCAGAGTCACCGCGATTATCT
Proteins encoded in this window:
- a CDS encoding glycoside hydrolase family protein, translated to MVEINNQRKAFLDMLAWSEGTDNGRQKTRNHGYDVIVGGELFTDYSDHPRKLVTLNPKLKSTGAGRYQLLSRWWDAYRKQLGLKDFSPKSQDAVALQQIKERGALPMIDRGDIRQAIDRCSNIWASLPGAGYGQFEHKADSLIAKFKEAGGTVREIDV